Proteins found in one Vallitalea guaymasensis genomic segment:
- a CDS encoding class I SAM-dependent methyltransferase: MEQQGSYQVNTISASIENEINRLKGQVELFWDNEFKHYIEYGLEDGKSIVEIGSGPGFVTEKILQSFPNVQITLVEREPLFVDYSGKYLSEAGYENFDIINKSIMNTELPDNKFDIAIIRLLLEHLPDPVNAVKEIYRVLKPGGKAIFVDNDFEMHIMTYPHIPELRDLYEAYCSSRYAEGGNPKIGRELPYILKKGGFSNIYFESINAHSEVVGEDLFFKSEGIGIPVKLVQDGFLSSKKLAKVSVGWRNMLKNENHSIIRQLYMAVGEKM, from the coding sequence ATGGAACAACAAGGCTCATATCAAGTTAATACTATTTCCGCAAGTATTGAAAATGAGATAAATCGCCTTAAGGGTCAGGTAGAATTATTTTGGGATAATGAATTTAAACATTATATAGAATATGGTCTGGAAGATGGTAAGTCTATAGTTGAGATAGGGTCAGGACCTGGGTTTGTAACTGAAAAAATACTACAAAGTTTCCCTAATGTACAAATAACATTAGTTGAAAGGGAACCTTTATTTGTGGACTATTCAGGAAAATACTTATCAGAAGCTGGATATGAAAACTTTGATATTATAAATAAGTCAATAATGAATACAGAATTACCAGATAATAAATTTGATATTGCAATTATACGATTACTACTAGAACATCTACCAGATCCAGTAAATGCTGTCAAGGAAATCTATAGAGTATTGAAACCTGGTGGTAAGGCTATATTCGTTGATAACGATTTTGAAATGCATATTATGACTTATCCTCACATTCCAGAATTAAGAGATTTATACGAAGCATATTGTAGTTCACGTTATGCAGAAGGAGGTAATCCAAAGATTGGACGAGAATTACCTTATATACTTAAAAAAGGAGGATTTTCCAATATATATTTTGAGAGTATCAATGCTCATAGTGAAGTAGTAGGAGAAGACTTGTTTTTCAAATCTGAAGGAATAGGAATTCCAGTAAAACTGGTGCAGGATGGATTTTTGTCCAGTAAAAAACTCGCAAAAGTTTCTGTGGGGTGGAGGAATATGTTAAAAAATGAGAATCACTCTATTATCCGTCAGTTATACATGGCGGTAGGTGAAAAAATGTAA